The Stieleria maiorica genome includes the window GCCGGTCGCTTTACTTCCTGCCGCACCGCCCGGCACCACGCCCCAGGCGACGTGCAACTAAACGACTTCAAATCGCGGTGACGGTGACGCTGATGGTGACGCTGAAATCGCACCACGGCCGGATCGAATCATTGCCCATCGACATGAACAAAATCATTCTCCTGTTCGCTTCGTTGACGGTCGCCTGCTCGATCGGATGTGGCGATCCCACACTGCATCAGGTGACCGGGAAAGTCACGTTGGGAGGCAAGTCCCACGAAAGGCTGCTCGTCTACATGCGTCCGCTGGATGAACCCGTCGACAAGTTCCGCATGGGGGTCGGTGAAACCGACGCCGAGGGCGTGTTGACGTTGCGAAGTAGCGCGGGGGACGGACTGGCCGAGGGCAATTATCGCGTCTCGTTTTCCTGCATGGTTCAAAAGGGGGTCGGCAGCGAAGAGACGCTCGATCCGAATGAAAAGCACGACGACAACCCCAAGCTGATCACCGAAGAGATCGTACCCGAGCCTTACTCAAGCGACTCGGAAAGCCCCGTCGAGTTTACGGTCGGGGACGGCGGCGGGAATGAATTTGTCTTTGACATTCCGGCCAAGTGAGCCCATGCCGGAATCCTGAGTCTTCAACCATTTCATTGTCATCTTGACCCTAAGAATCATGAATACCCATCGAGCGCATGTCAGGTCCGCATTCACGTTAGTCGAACTGCTTGTCGTGATTGCGATCATCGGCGTGCTGGTCGGTCTGTTGCTCCCAGCGGTCCAGGCGGCTCGCGAAGCCAGTCGCCGCATGACCTGTTCAAACAAACTGAAACAGATCGGTTTGGCGACGCACAATTTCGAATTGGTCCACAAGGGGCTTCCGATGCTGGGCGAGGCCCAGGAGGGTGGTCACTGGAGTGCGTTCATCCTGCCGTACCTGGAACAGTCCTCGACGTTCGAGCGTCTTTCGTTCGGTTCGGTCAACTGGGCCGCTTCGATCGCACGTGAAGACGCGGCGTTGGATTCATCCAGCCCCGAGCTGCGCCAGATCGCCGCCTGCCAGATCACCGTGGACGCCTACAAGTGCCCTTCATCGGTGATGAACGGTCCGGTCTTTGACGCCTCCTGCTACTCGCCGCCGTGGTTCGTGTCACAGCGAGAGCCGGCGAACTACCTGGGCGTTGTCACCGGCATTCAGCCCAACGACTGGAAGCCGGCATTCGGCTGGGGACGTCCCAATCGAGCGTTCTGGGGACCTGACCGGACGCCGACGAAGCATCACAGCGAACTGGACGGCATGATCATCACGCGTCCGCCGGAAAAGGCTCGGATCAGCCAAGGCGGCATGGACGGTGCGAAGTTCCGCGATGTGACCGACGGTCTGGCCAACACGTTGATGTTCGGCGAAGTCGAACCGGATTTTGTCCACAGCATCGAATCGTCGCGACAAGAGAACCAGAACACCGGCCGCAAGGACCACTGGGCCATCGGCGGTGATGATTTCGACAACTGGGAAGGCACCGACTGGTCCGAACAAGGTGGTTCGACCGCCGTCGTGATCAACTACAAGCGTCCCGACGATGTCCGCTTCAGTGACGCGTCGCCCGAGTGGGCCGCGTACGAAGTGAGCTTCGGCAGCAATCATCCCGGCGGCGCCCAGTTCTGTGCCGGCGACGGATCGGTCCGGCTGATCTCCGACAGCATCGACGCCAAGCTGTTCAGTGCCTTGGGAACACGTAACGGGGCCGAACATGAAGCCCCGATGCCCGAATAGTCCCCCGCCAGGCAATCGATCCCGGCCGTTCATCGTTTCGACCATTCAATGTCTCGAAGGTTTTCCGTTTTACTTACTTTGGAGTATCAACTGATGAAAAGCTTCCTCCCGAGGCGAAGCATTTACGCGACCTTGTTTGCGCTAGTGTGTGTGTGTTCTCTGCACGCGCCTGCAAACGGGCAAGTCATGGAAGTCGCTTTCGATGATTTCGAAGGCTTGAACATGGTTCCGTTCACGCTGGACTACAGTTCTCCCTACTTTCTTGATGGCACCGACTGGACCAAGGACTTTCCCTCGGGATGGGGCTTGGACAATTCCAACAACGGCTATGACAACTCGACGATGCCGGGTGAGTTTGACGGTTGGTCGCTGATGGATGTCGGCTCATGGATCGGTCACGCAGGCGAACAGGCCGGACGTGACCGCTGTTTTTTCGGAAACTCCGGGCGAAACGTTGCCCTGGTGGCCGACCCCGATGAAGCGGACGACGGCGGCAACACCGACCTGGGCAGCCCCGACAACCCGCTTTACAACTCTTACATCTCGCGGACCTATGACGTCACCGGAAAGCATCTGGCATCGTTGATGGTCAGTTTTGACTATGACTTTGTTTGCGAAGACACTCAAACCGGTGTGGTCGACATCTCCTTTGACGCCGGCAGCACCTGGCAGAACCTGCTGACGATCGATTCGACCGTCGACAGCGGCGCGTTCAGTACCGAGCTCGGCAACCAAGGGACGTTCATCGCCGGGGTCGACTTCACCGCCGACCTGACTGCGACGGAAGTCGTCCTGCGGTTCGGCTGCATCCGAGCCAGTAATGATTGGTGGTTTTGCGTCGACAACATCGGCATCGCCGACCAGGACGGCGTGATCGCGCTGGACGACTTTGAAGACCCCGCACTCGCGGCGGCGATGTTGCCCTTTGACGCGGCCAACGACGGTCCCACCGAACCGTTCGATCCTTCCGACGGCACCGATTACAGCGATACGATCCCGAACTGGACGGTTTCCAACGACGGCACCCCCGACTTCCCGACCAAGAAGATGTACCGCACCAGCCAGGAAGGAGCGTTTCAGGGTTGGAATGCCGTCGACTCGCTGTCCTGGTTCGAACAACAGGGAGATCAGCAGCGTGGCTTCTTTAACTTCCCCGCTCGCAACACGATCCTGTTGTGCGACGGGGATGCCCACCAGGACGACTTGGTCGCTTTAGAGGAGGGTGAACCCGGGACGCCGGAAGGCGAGTCACAGTTCAATTCGTTCATCGAGCGAACCTATGACATGAGCGGCTATGACAACACGACGCTCGAAATCGAGTTCCTGTGGGAAACACGTTTGTTCGCATCGCAGCGCGCGTTGGCTCAGGTTTCGTTCGACTACGGACAGACGTGGACGACCATCTTGGATGTCGACTCTGATCGCTTAAATCTGTCCGAAGGCGCCCCCGAAGACCCAACTTATGAATTCACGTTGTTCCCCTATCTGTTCAACGACAACAACAGCAACGGGTACGTCGACAGCGATGGTGAAGACGTGGTCAATACCTTCGCCGGTCCCGATCAGTACCTGTTCGGTGACGCACTGAGCAGTCTGCCGGCGGCCAAAAGCAACGTGCTGACGCTCCGTTTCGGCTGCATCGACACCGGCAACGACTGGTGGTTTGCCGTCGATGATGTTCGCATCAAAGCGGAAACTCAGGGCTACGTGATGGGGGATTCAACCGGTGACGGGAAAGTCGACTTTGCCGACATCGACGGTTTCTCCAACGCCCTGTTCGGCGCGGCCGGATACGACCCGCGTTTCGACTTCAAGGCCGATGGCGTCATTAACTTTGATGACATCGACGGTTTTGCCGCTGAACTCTTCAACTAATTCTCTGCCGCTTGTTTCTCGAGTAGTGGACGAGGCGACGAGTCCTCGCAGCGGCCAATCCGAAAGGACTCCTCGCGTCGTCCACTACCGTTATCCTTCAACTGGAATGAATCACATGAAAAAAGTTTTCTTCGCCATGGTGATGCTCGTGATCACCCCCGCGTTCAGTCGCGCTGAACTCGTTTTAGGCCGAAGTCTGGCGGACGCCCAATCCGGCAGCGCATTGAACATGAACCTGGGTGCCACCGAGACCTTGGAGATTTGGGCGATCGGTGCGACAGATCAAAACATCCGTGCCCTGTCGTTCAACCTGACCGCCGCGACGCCCGGCGTTGTCAACTCGACCGCGCTTGCGTTCGACGACCTGGGAGGTCGCTGGCCGCTGAACAACACCACGTTCGACTTGCTCGGCCAATCCGCTTCCGGGCTATTGATCGATGACGCTCAGGTCGCCACGTTCGGCAACTTTGCCGGAACCGGCGTGAGCTTCACCGCCACCGAGCCGGCGATCCGTTTGGGGACGCTGGACGTTTCGGCCGACTCGGCCGGATCGTCTTTGCTCAGCTTCAGCGCGGGCTCCAACGGCGTCAACGATCAAACCGGTGCGATCAGCGGTTTCGCCGTCGGCGGACGCACACTGAGCGTGATCACCGCCATCCCCGAACCTTCGTCCGCCGCGTTGATCGCGATGGGCGCCGCAGCCGTTGTGATTCGCCGCCGCCGCCGCTGATCTGTGGCCCGTCGGTCTATCTCCAATCACCTGAACGCCCTCCTGTCGATCAATGGGGAACGGCAGGGGGAGTTCGGGGTTTGGAGGCGCCATTGGTGTCTCGCCTTTAGGCAACTCCGAAATCTCCCGAGGCATGCACGGCGCGATACTTGCTGGGCGCACAGCCTAAATTGCGTTTAAAGAATCGTGTGAATGCGGACGGCGAGGAGAACCCTGTTCGTCTGGCGATGTCGTCGAGAAACAGATTGGTATCGGACAGCAAACGCTTGGCTTTCCGAAGTTTGAATTCGTTGATGACTGCGGAGGGGGATTTGTCGAGCGTGCGAGCGAGTTTGATTTCCAGCGTCCGCCTGGAAACATCCATCTCGCTGGCCAGCTTGGTCGCATTGATTCCTTGAGCCAGATTTTGGTCGATCAACCGCATGCAGTTTTGAGTGAAAACGTCATAAAACGCAACCACTTTGGACGATTCTCGCTCGATCACATCGACCGGCGGAACCAGACCGATCGGAGGGGCAGGTGACCGGCCTGACATGATGCCGTGCAGTGTCTTGGCAGCCTCGAAGCCGACCTGGTTCGGATTTTGAAACACGCCGGAAATCGAAATCGGCGCCAGTGCCGCGGACAGTTCGTCATACTCGCAGGTGACGATCGAGACTTCGTCGGGAATGGAGATGCCACGGCTTAAACAAATGGAAATCAGAATCCTGGCTTGATCGGTCGACCAGGTCACGATTCCGATCGGCTTAGGCAACTCCTGGACCCATTGGCAAAGTTTTTGACGCAAGCCGGTCCGGTACGTTTGCCTGTCGGGAAACTCAAACACCAGCAAATCGGGACCCAGGATATTCTGGATCGTATCGAACAACACCGACGGATAGCCCTGCCAATGCGGAACCCCGACGTAACCGAAGACTTGGAACTGTTTCGACGCGATGTAGCTGGCGACCATTTCGCCGCACATTGCCGGGTCTGCAACGACGCTGACCGACTGGTCATAATTCAATCCCCGCCAAGAGACATTGACGGCAGGGCAGCCCGCGTCTTGGACCTTCGACCACAGCGCATCGCTGGTGCCACGGAACAGGATTCCGTCACCGTCCCAGCCCTCGGGCAGCGAAACCTCGCCCTTGGGGAATTGCAACCCGTTGATCGACGTCGCCGGGTACAGGAAATCCCAACCGCCGTGCATCCGGCTGTAGGCCGACGCGCCCAGAATGATCCGGCGGTTGAAATTGTTCGAAGCCTGGATCAAAACGGCAATCTTGACGAGCCCCGAGATGATTTTGCGGGCAGATGGGATTGGCTTGGACGTGGTGGGGATTCCCAAATCGGATTGCGTCGTTGAATGATCGATTGCTTCGCCGTATCGCCAATGTGACGATGGAATCGCTGCGTGCCGGATGCCGACCGACCGTTGGGCACATTGTTTTGATGCGGACGAAGGTTGTGCGTCGGCGAAGATCAAGAATTGATGAATGTCATATCATCATCGATACAACCACGATTCGATTTGAACTGGAGGGGCTTGTCGGAATCAATGATGATCAATAGCGTGAGATTCACATCCGGCGAGAATCCAATCGGATACGATAGACACAGCGTTGTGGTTATCGTCACCTATGTTGTTTGCAATCGTCAGTAGAAACTGTGGACGGACTTGATGGGCACACCCTACATTGATCGGATCGCTCGGCGTTCCTTGGATGTCGTCTTTATCGTTTCAATCGGCGTGGTGCTGGGGGCACCATCGATTAACGCTGAAACGACGGTTGGTACAGCGCCGGCGAAGCCGACGCCACTTGACGTCAGCCCCAGCGTTCGGTTTCTTACGCCGACGTCGGCGGAGTTTTGCTGGCAGGCGAACATCGCGGGACCTGCGGCACTCGCCTACGGCCCAACGAGAAAACTTGGCAGCGTGGTCCAATCCGAATCGGTCGGCACGTACCACCGAGTCGTCATCGACAACCTTCAATTCGGCCAGGACTACTGGTATCGATTCGGAGTTCGCCAGCAGGGCAAACGGCTGTTCAGCGAGATCTATCAGCTCGAAGGCCACATGAACTACACGCCGTCGCCGATCCAGGCGTCGGAATCGGTCGATGGTTGTCAAAGTGTGCTTGCACACCTGCGGCAATTGGGAGGTTATGCGGTGGTCGTCGAGGGCGTCGATCCGAGTTGGGCCGAATCGGTCGCCGCCGGGACTTCGATGACCGTCGTGCTGTCGACGCGGAACCCGAACACTCAAGAAACGCTTCGCCGCCGCTGGTACGCCGAGGGCAAGTATGGAACCCGGCTGACCGTCCAACAAGCGTCGGATCTGCCGTCGACGTTCGCCAATTTGGTGATCGTCCGCGAAGAAGATTTTGACGCTGCGATCGCGCGTCTGGCACCGCTCGGCCAAGTCGTCAAACTCGGCGGGGTCGCTCAGCCGGATGGATTCACATGGCAGCGGCTTCGGCCCGATGTGATGATCGGCCGCCGAGCCGAGCAGCCCGATCTGGCCGCCTGGGGACACCAGTACGGATCGGCGGCAAACGCGTCTTATTCTGGCGAGAGGTTAGGCGGAGTGGACAACACCGCCGACCTGGAAGTGAAATGGATCGGCAAACCCGGCGCGGATTTCGGTATCGACCGCAACCCGCGCATGCCGGCTCCGCTGGCCGTCGGCGGCCGGCTGTTTCATCAAGGCATGAACCGCATGATCGCCGTCGATGCGTTCAACGGCGCTGTCCTGTGGTCGCTGGAGATTCCCGACCTGCGTCGCGTGAACATCCCGCGTGATTCTGCCAATTGGTGTGCCGATGAGTCGAACGTCTATGCCGCAGTCAAAGATCGGCTGTGGGTGATCGATGCGGCAACCGGTGAAATGAATCGCACGATGCTGCTTCCAAGCGAACACCAAGACGATTGCGAATGGGGGTATGTTGCTGTCACCGAGAACCTTGTCGTCGGAACGGCCGTCAAACAGGGCAGCGCGTATTCCACGTTTTGGGACAAGGCCGCTTGGTACGACGGCAAAGACGATGCCGCGACCGCCAAGGTCTGTGGAAACTCCATCGCCGCCTATGACAAAGACTATGGCAGCATCCAGTGGGAACACCACGCCGATGCGATCGTTCATTCGACGATCACGATCCAGGGCGATCATGTTTACTTCGTCCAAGTCGACGACCCGTCGCTACAAGATTCCGAGACGGGAAAGCTGGTCAATTCCAAGATCTGGCACGCCGCGTCGGTCGTCTGCCTGGATTTGCACAGCGGAAAACAGTTGTGGAAATCCAAGGTTCCGCCCCAAAATCACGAGGCGATCATCAGCTTCGGGATCGCCGACGACCAGCAGTTTGTTTTGCAAACCTCGGGCAAAAGACAGTTTCACTTTTTGTCACTGGACGCCAACGGCGGCCGGACGCGCTGGGATCAATCAGTCGACTGGCCCGAAGACCACCACGGCGCACACGTCCAGCATGCCGTTTTGATGAATGGAAAACTGATGGTCCAGCCCCACATCTTGGACGCATCCGATGGCAGCATTTTTAAGTCGGGGACGCTCGGCAAGCGACGCGGGTGTGCCACGCCGATCGGTGCCGGCAACTCGGTTATTTACCGTGGCGGGACGGGCCCCTTGACGCTTTGGTCTCTCGAAAACGATAGCACCAGCGAGTTCGCACGGCTGCGGCCGAGTTGCTGGCTGAGCACGATCCCGGCCCAAGGGATGCTGTTTTCGCCCGAAGGCGGCGGCGGTTGCTCGTGCGGCGGCTGGATGGAAACCTCGATCGGATTCGCACCGGTGGTTGAGCACGGAGACTTCAAATGAACGGCTTTCGAATTTGTCTGATCGCACTGGTGATCACCGCGGTTTCCTTGTCCACCGAAACGGCGTCGGCGGAAAATTGGCCGACCTATCGACACGATGTCCGGCGCAGCGGTGTCACGAGTGAGTCGCTGGCGTTTCCGCTGCGGCAATCCTGGGTCCGACGTTCCCCGCAAGCTCCGCAAACCGCTTGGACTGGTCCCGCCAAATGGGACGCGTACTCCGGCAATAGCGGCTTGCAATCGATGCGGAATTTTGATCCCTGCTTTTTTGTCACTGCGGCGGACGATCTGGTGTACTTCGGTTCGTCGGTCGATGACGCGGTGCACGCCCTGGATGCGTCCGGCGGAACCGAACGCTGGGTGCACTTCACCAATTCCGCGGTGCGTTTTCCGCCGACGATCGATCGCGGCAGGGCGTATTTTGGATCGGACGATGGGTTTGTGTATTGTTGTGACCGGCAGACCGGTGAATTGATTTGGAAACGTTGCGCGTCGCCGGCCAACCGCATGGTGACCAGCAACCGAAAGATCATTTCGATGTGGCCTGTTCGCACGGGAGTCCTCGTTCAAGACGGCAAAGCGATCTTCGGGGCGTCACTGGTCCCCTGGAATGATTCGTACCTGTGGAAAGTCGATTGCAGCGACGGCAGCGTCGAGCGCGACGATTGTTTCCAGACGGTGGCCGAAGGTGTCACGCTGCAGGGGGCGTTGCTGGCGTCGCACGACAGGATTTATGTCCCCCAAGGCCGCGCCGCACCGCTGTCGTTTGATCTTGGTGACGGAAAAAATCTCGGTGCGATCGGTGAAGCAGGCGGCGTGTTCTGTGTCTTGACCGAAGATGAAATGCTTTTGGCCGGGCCTCAACACCAAAAGGAAACCGACAGCCAGATGCGGATCGCCGACGGCCGCAGTCGCCAGCGTTTGGCAACGTTCAGCGGCACCAATCGCATCCTGGTCGACGGCGACCATGCCTGGATCCCCAGCGGAGGCACGCTCCGGATGCTGGTCCGATCCAGCTATGTCCAGGCACAGATCGAAGCGGCAAAGCATTACGCAATCTTCAGCGACGACAAGATCACCGACACCGCGATCAAACAGAAAGCCAAGGTGGCGTATGACGCCGCCCAAAAACAGCAAGACCAGGCATGGAAATGGCAGGTCGACTGTCCCGCGCCCAGTGGGTTGATCAAGACAGCAGACGCCGTCATTGTCGGACTGGACAACGAAGTCCGCGCCTTTTCCGCAGCGACGGGCGAGTTGCGTTGGAAACATGATGTGGAGGGAGTCGCACATGGTTTGGCCGTTGCGGCGGGACGATTGTTCGTCAGCACGGGACGGGGGCACATCTACGCTTTTGAGTCGGCCGAATGAGACGCGTCTTTCTACTCCCGGTCGGTTTGCTGCTCGGATGTCTGGTTTCGTCACCGGAGTTGCATGCGTGCAAGGTGCCTGTGTTCCGCTATGCACTGGAACGTTGGCCCGCCGACAATTACGCCATGGTCGCGATCATCGATGGTCAACCCGACGATAGCGAGACGAAAGCAGCGCTGGACGCATTGAAGTCGCTCGATCAATCGTCGGCCAACGTGGAGGTCGACGTCGTCGATCTGTCAACGTTGTCCGAAGCGGAGTTGTGGTCGGTCGAAGGTTTGGAGAGCACGGAAGAGGTTCCGCTGTTGCAGGTGTTCTATCCGGAGCGTGGTGCGCCGACGCGACAGTTGTGCTGGTCGGGCGAGTTGACGAGCGAGAACGTGGTCCGTTGGAGGCAGTCGCCGCTGCGGAAACAAATCGCGGAAGACCTGTGCCGTGGCGTCTCGGCCGTTTGGGTTTTTGTCGAAGGCGAAGACGACCAGCAGAACGCCAAATTCTATGCCGAGCTTTCGGCCGCTCTGGAATTGGCGGAGAAGACCGTGGCGTTGCCCGAAGGCGTGATCCGACGAAAGGATGCCGGCGCGGTGTTGAAGGATGATCCCAGCGCATCGATGGACGACGTGCTGCGCTGTGACATCCCGCTTCAAGTGAACTTTACCATCGCCGTCTTGTCGCCCGATGACCATGACGAATTGGCCTTCCGTGCCATCGTCAACGGGATTGCCGATTCGGTCGCGATGCCGTGCATGATTCCCGTGTTCGGACGAGGGCGAATGATCGAACCACTCTCGGCGCCGTCGTTCGGCGAACACTCCGTCGTCACCGCGTGCAACTATCTGTTCGGTGAATGCAGCTGCAGCGTTAAAGCGCTCAATCCCGGCATGGACCTGCTGCTGGACGTCGATTGGCAGCAGATTCTCGGTGCCCAGGTCGTGGTTTCCGACGCGGCCACGTCTGAGGCCGCAGAACCGCTGCTCATTCCGCCGGGGCGCCCGGATCACCATCAAGTGGACGAACAAACGGGGCAGCCGGCGGCGCGGGATCTGGACCGGCCCCGGTCCGGTGGGGCCGTCTGGGGCGTGTTCGCTTTGGTGGGGGCTGCCGCCGTGGTATTTTCGACGCGGTCCATCGTGAAACGGATCGGCCGCAGTTAGCGGTCCACCACGACTCGTTTTCGGTTGGGTTGGACAGTCGCCGTCCTCTCCGAGGTCGGCGCGGGGCAACGCTACGCGTTTTCGCGTGCGCCGAGTTCGGAGAACACGGCGACTCTCGGAGCCGTCGCGGTGCACTGGTGGTGCGCATTGGGGGGCACGCCTACTCCTTCGGGTCGCTCGGCGCTGGGAATTGTCGACGATCGGGTTAGAATCTGGTGTCGCCAATCTTCTCCCGAGCTCTCAATGACCGTCGTTTCTTGTCCCCGCTGTGGCCAGCTCGCTCGTTTGCCGGCCGCTGTACTGCCCGCTGACAGTTCGGTTCAGTGTCCGTCGTGTCGCCAGACAGTGGCTGCCGAACGCTGGCTGGAGCAGCTTCCACCGCTGGCGACCGTGTTGCGCTCCGACGGGACTGTCGTCAATGTGACAGGGCTGGAGAATTCCGTTCACAGTGACCCTGTCGCAGCCAGTGACCCTGTCGCAGCCAGTGACCCAGTCGCAGCCAGTGACCCAGCACTTGCCGAGGCCCAGACGCCGTTGGTGGACGGCGAACCAGCGATCGGAGCCGCGGAAGTCGATCCGGAGGCTGAGGCGGATCCTGACGTCGAGATCGATTTGGATGCCGAAATCGAATTCGACGAATCGCCGTCGCATTCTGGGATCTC containing:
- a CDS encoding DUF1559 domain-containing protein, which produces MNTHRAHVRSAFTLVELLVVIAIIGVLVGLLLPAVQAAREASRRMTCSNKLKQIGLATHNFELVHKGLPMLGEAQEGGHWSAFILPYLEQSSTFERLSFGSVNWAASIAREDAALDSSSPELRQIAACQITVDAYKCPSSVMNGPVFDASCYSPPWFVSQREPANYLGVVTGIQPNDWKPAFGWGRPNRAFWGPDRTPTKHHSELDGMIITRPPEKARISQGGMDGAKFRDVTDGLANTLMFGEVEPDFVHSIESSRQENQNTGRKDHWAIGGDDFDNWEGTDWSEQGGSTAVVINYKRPDDVRFSDASPEWAAYEVSFGSNHPGGAQFCAGDGSVRLISDSIDAKLFSALGTRNGAEHEAPMPE
- a CDS encoding PEP-CTERM sorting domain-containing protein — translated: MKKVFFAMVMLVITPAFSRAELVLGRSLADAQSGSALNMNLGATETLEIWAIGATDQNIRALSFNLTAATPGVVNSTALAFDDLGGRWPLNNTTFDLLGQSASGLLIDDAQVATFGNFAGTGVSFTATEPAIRLGTLDVSADSAGSSLLSFSAGSNGVNDQTGAISGFAVGGRTLSVITAIPEPSSAALIAMGAAAVVIRRRRR
- a CDS encoding helix-turn-helix domain-containing protein translates to MIQASNNFNRRIILGASAYSRMHGGWDFLYPATSINGLQFPKGEVSLPEGWDGDGILFRGTSDALWSKVQDAGCPAVNVSWRGLNYDQSVSVVADPAMCGEMVASYIASKQFQVFGYVGVPHWQGYPSVLFDTIQNILGPDLLVFEFPDRQTYRTGLRQKLCQWVQELPKPIGIVTWSTDQARILISICLSRGISIPDEVSIVTCEYDELSAALAPISISGVFQNPNQVGFEAAKTLHGIMSGRSPAPPIGLVPPVDVIERESSKVVAFYDVFTQNCMRLIDQNLAQGINATKLASEMDVSRRTLEIKLARTLDKSPSAVINEFKLRKAKRLLSDTNLFLDDIARRTGFSSPSAFTRFFKRNLGCAPSKYRAVHASGDFGVA
- a CDS encoding outer membrane protein assembly factor BamB family protein, producing MGTPYIDRIARRSLDVVFIVSIGVVLGAPSINAETTVGTAPAKPTPLDVSPSVRFLTPTSAEFCWQANIAGPAALAYGPTRKLGSVVQSESVGTYHRVVIDNLQFGQDYWYRFGVRQQGKRLFSEIYQLEGHMNYTPSPIQASESVDGCQSVLAHLRQLGGYAVVVEGVDPSWAESVAAGTSMTVVLSTRNPNTQETLRRRWYAEGKYGTRLTVQQASDLPSTFANLVIVREEDFDAAIARLAPLGQVVKLGGVAQPDGFTWQRLRPDVMIGRRAEQPDLAAWGHQYGSAANASYSGERLGGVDNTADLEVKWIGKPGADFGIDRNPRMPAPLAVGGRLFHQGMNRMIAVDAFNGAVLWSLEIPDLRRVNIPRDSANWCADESNVYAAVKDRLWVIDAATGEMNRTMLLPSEHQDDCEWGYVAVTENLVVGTAVKQGSAYSTFWDKAAWYDGKDDAATAKVCGNSIAAYDKDYGSIQWEHHADAIVHSTITIQGDHVYFVQVDDPSLQDSETGKLVNSKIWHAASVVCLDLHSGKQLWKSKVPPQNHEAIISFGIADDQQFVLQTSGKRQFHFLSLDANGGRTRWDQSVDWPEDHHGAHVQHAVLMNGKLMVQPHILDASDGSIFKSGTLGKRRGCATPIGAGNSVIYRGGTGPLTLWSLENDSTSEFARLRPSCWLSTIPAQGMLFSPEGGGGCSCGGWMETSIGFAPVVEHGDFK
- a CDS encoding outer membrane protein assembly factor BamB family protein, encoding MNGFRICLIALVITAVSLSTETASAENWPTYRHDVRRSGVTSESLAFPLRQSWVRRSPQAPQTAWTGPAKWDAYSGNSGLQSMRNFDPCFFVTAADDLVYFGSSVDDAVHALDASGGTERWVHFTNSAVRFPPTIDRGRAYFGSDDGFVYCCDRQTGELIWKRCASPANRMVTSNRKIISMWPVRTGVLVQDGKAIFGASLVPWNDSYLWKVDCSDGSVERDDCFQTVAEGVTLQGALLASHDRIYVPQGRAAPLSFDLGDGKNLGAIGEAGGVFCVLTEDEMLLAGPQHQKETDSQMRIADGRSRQRLATFSGTNRILVDGDHAWIPSGGTLRMLVRSSYVQAQIEAAKHYAIFSDDKITDTAIKQKAKVAYDAAQKQQDQAWKWQVDCPAPSGLIKTADAVIVGLDNEVRAFSAATGELRWKHDVEGVAHGLAVAAGRLFVSTGRGHIYAFESAE